The genomic region GACAGCTCCGGGGCGGCGACGTTCGAGGCGAACTGCTTGTCCTCGGCCGGTTTCTGCGAGTTGAAGAAGTCCTTCTTGGGGATCGGGATCAAAACCTCGTTGAACAACGGGTTGGCCAGCCGGGACACCTGCACCCAGGGGCCGCTGTTGACGATCGTGCCGTCCGCCTCGTACATCTTCGACCGTTGCCGGCTGGCCGAGGCGTACACGCCGATGACCGAGCCCTGCTTGGTCGCGTCCGTCGGGGCAGCGCCGTCGGCGGTCAGGTCCGTCTTGGGTACCTGCAGGATGATGGAGTGAACGTTCTTCGTCGCCAGCCCGTTGACGCCCGGGGCCTGCGGCATCTGCGACCCGACGTGCAGATTCTGGAACGGCCGCAGATTGCCCAGGTCGAAGATCGCGCCGACGTCGACGTAGAAGCCTTCGGCCCGTTGCCCGGTGTACAGGGTGCGGCCGCCGGGCAGGTTGTGAATCGCCGCGCTCGCCAGCGCAGCGAAGTCAGGGGTCGACAGCGGCCCGATGTTGCACGGCGGGCACGCCAAATCACTGCCCAGCACCTCACTCTTCCCGTCCGCGACGCGGGTGATCGAGCCGAACTGGCGGCGGTTCCAGTTCTTGCTATCCAGAGATTCGATAGGCCCCACGTTGTACAAAAACGTGTTCGGAAGCTTGTAGACGGTGTGGAACTTGAACTGGTAGGTGACGTTCGGGATGCCGTCGCCGTCGTTGTCGATGTGGATCTCGTACAAGACGTCGTCGCCGAACTCGAAGAAGTTCGGGCCGCCGGCCGGGTCCTCCAGCGGCACGAAGTTCGCGATCAGCGTGACGGTGTCGGGCTTGTCCGGACTGACGAACGCGTACACGTCGGTGTTGTCCGCGGCCGGGTCACCGGAAATTCCAGGAGCCTCTTTGTGAGATGACATGCCTTACCTCTCCAACGGTGGAATGGGAAACCTTCAGGCGTTCTTGGCGGAACCGGCGATGCGGGCCAGCCGGGAAGCCAACTCTGCGTCCCTGTACACCACCTCCCGCTCACCGACCATCACGACGATCTCACCGCTGCGATGATCTTTGACATAAGCGATGAAAGGCTGGTCCGGCAGCGCTCCGACAGCCTCCGGATGGACAGCCGCGCCCGGATGAACGGCCGCGCGGGCCGGGGGCTGCGCCGAAGCCACCCCCGACATCAGCGCGGGAGTGAACGCGGCACCGACCGCGACTGCCCCCAACGCGCCATGTTGCAGGAACCTACGGCGAGACCGATCAGCCACGGCATTCTCCATTCAGGAACAAACCGGCTCCTCCGGCAGTGTCCGGAAGAGGTCACACAGCGCTACCCGCGGGCGGCTCACCACCACCCCACCACGCAGGTCCGGGTCCGCCTAGCTCAACCCGCCAAAGAGTACGCCCCCAACCACGAACAACCGCACTACCGGTACCCCAAACCGTTACAGAAGCACCATCACCAGCCGTTACCTGCGGGGTGATGCCCGAAGGCTGCCATCATCGGTGAACACGCGAACGCGAAGCCGGCAGCGACGGTCGCGGCGGGCGCTTACTGGTTGGGCGGCTCTTCGTCGTCGGCGGTTCGGTCCGCCGCGCTCGCTTCATCGCCGTCCATCCCGGCCTGGTGGTTGGACCCTGAATCAGCATCCCGGATCGCGGCTGCCACCCGTTCCTGCGTTTCGTCGCTGGACGATTCCGTCATGGTGCACTCCTTCGGGTTGGACCCTGTCGACCTCGGGTCGGAAGCTGTCGGACAACGTGAACCGGCACCTCAGCTGGGCGACTCGGTTGCCTTGTTTTCCTCAGCTTGCTGCGACCCGGTGGGGTGATCGGTGTCTGTCGGGTCTTTCATGCCGACATCGGCAGCGTCCTCCGACTCGGCCTGCTTGGTCGCATCTGCATCGTCGCGTGGATCATCACTCATCGAGGTCACCTCTCAAGGGCACTACGGGTCGCCGAAGGCGCAGGCATCACCCTGTACCCGTTTTTCATCCGTCAGCACCACTGTGGCGGCTCAGGTCGCCAACTGGGCACAGACAGCTGCTGGCGGTAAACATCTCGGGGCGGGACTGCGGTGATACGCCGTGTCAGAAACACGTTCCAAGCTGACCTGCACGCGTTCGCCCGAGGGTGGGCCGGATCGAGGGGTTGGTCTCCGACAGGGCAAGAGAGCCAATCACGACGCCGGTCAGGCCGT from Nakamurella sp. A5-74 harbors:
- a CDS encoding DUF4331 domain-containing protein, which encodes MSSHKEAPGISGDPAADNTDVYAFVSPDKPDTVTLIANFVPLEDPAGGPNFFEFGDDVLYEIHIDNDGDGIPNVTYQFKFHTVYKLPNTFLYNVGPIESLDSKNWNRRQFGSITRVADGKSEVLGSDLACPPCNIGPLSTPDFAALASAAIHNLPGGRTLYTGQRAEGFYVDVGAIFDLGNLRPFQNLHVGSQMPQAPGVNGLATKNVHSIILQVPKTDLTADGAAPTDATKQGSVIGVYASASRQRSKMYEADGTIVNSGPWVQVSRLANPLFNEVLIPIPKKDFFNSQKPAEDKQFASNVAAPELSHLLPVLYPEVFPNLAALNDSGKPRADLLAIFLTGLPAGVVPGFQNYTGPTQADLVRLNMAIPPTTDNPSNLGLIGMDPAGYPNGRRVFDDVVTIELRALAGTTYALVDKSYTPDKAAGAVTQGIASSNTDVTAGNTVHYLPTFPYLGTPHGGYHNPGVNTPAADLGDMPIPVGGVDTGGGGTAGVQDKGGLIAGGAALVGAAVAGTIAATRPRHPAPSEEPAGQTS
- a CDS encoding twin-arginine translocation signal domain-containing protein, with the protein product MADRSRRRFLQHGALGAVAVGAAFTPALMSGVASAQPPARAAVHPGAAVHPEAVGALPDQPFIAYVKDHRSGEIVVMVGEREVVYRDAELASRLARIAGSAKNA